TACTGCTGAGCTTGTACTAGTATAAAAAAAAAGACATTTGCAGAAATACACTGTAGTAGCCTACTACATTTTTAAAGAACGTTGTCAATAACCGTTCTACTTTTTAAGCAATGTCATCTAGGCCTGCCCCAGTCCAGCGTGTCTTATTGTAGTCTGCCCTCCATTCTCTAACAGAAGTCTATTGGAGGATTTTACTCATTGCTACATGCTCGAAACATACCTGCTCTCATGATTGAAGACAGCTATACTTTGGGTATAGAAGGCATGTAGTTAGTAGAGGATGAGGAAGGTTAATACATAGAATCAGTACTCCTGCAAGACCAGCTCTGATGACATGCTTTTTTCCCCCAGTTTTGAGCAGCTGCCAAAGTAGTCCACTACGAACAAAACAGTACAAGTGCTAAAAGCCGAGATCGAGCGCGACGACAACAGTCCTCCGAGCTTGTTCCATGCGGAAGAGACAGAAGGCGCAAAGCTAATGCACAGCGAGAACAGCCACAGTTTCACACCATCTGCCTACCTGATGATACACACGTCGCATCCTGGGAAAACACTGCCAACGTGACAAGGGATAGAccagagcagggatgggcaactttaatGGGGGTGGGGTCCACAGAAATTGGAAACTCATCAttaggggccgcagtggctcacgggtctgcgtacccacatccatacccacacatgcagtcagagccggccctagccttttggtgGCCCTAAGATAAATGTtgttgccccccccacccccattgtgagcaaaacattttagcgacCCCCAAATTGACAGCTCTTTTTTTTTTATGCCATGgccgtttatttatttttaagctggtttgctgcaattctacatattttgccatggggtggagagaggatttttacaattttataactaatttaatgcaattctactcattttgccgtggggcggagagaaaaatgtgcagttttgaatATGATATTGGGGCCCCGCCAGTATGTAATTAAATCATGATTACTACAAATTtagatagaggccactgtgtttttggggaccttcaatgctgcagacatttttcggtacccttccccaggtctgtgtctcgacacaatctacggacaattccttcgacctcatggcttggtttttgctctgacatgcactatcaactgtgggaccttatatagaaaggtgtgtgcctttccaaatcatgtccaatcaattgaatttaccacaggtgaatcaagttgtagaaacatctcaaggatgatcaatggaaacaggatgcaatttTAGAATacagctgtaacgtaacaacatgtgtgtgtgtgtgtgtgtgtgtgtgtgtgtgtgtggggggggtcgaTTCGCAGGCCTACAAAAGGGGGTCAGTTTCCCATCCCTGGACCagagggaaggaagaggaggggcAACGGAAtgcgagagagagaaggtggggaAAGAGGAAAATAAGATACTCTACACTTGCAGCTTGTAGAGAGCTTTTCATACTACAGCCGAACAGAGCATAgccaaaccaagctgtactgagctggcccACCATAGTAGCTGGAACCGTGCGGAAAAGGTGAAAAGTAAATATCCAACACAGTTTGGCTTGGTTCGGCACGATAGTGTGAAATGGTTATTGGAGCCCCTACAAAACCCATGATATGTTATGTCATATCAAACATAACCTTTATGGCAGAGAGGGGGAaactcaagttgtagaaacatctctagggtgatcaatggaaacaggatgcatctgagctcaatttcgagtctcatagcaaagggtctgaatacttatgtaaataaggtatttctgttttttatttttaatatattagcagacatttctataaacctgtttttgctttgtcattatggggtattgtgtgtaaatttgctgagattttgtatttatttaatccattttagaataaggcggtaacgtaacaaaatgtggaaaaagtcaaggggtctgaatacttttcgaaggcaTTGTACACCTTTGCTCTTATATAACATTAAACTGAATGAAAACATCCTGCTATCTGTAAAGCTAGAGTGCATTCAAATGAGTCTGTTGCCTACTGCTGCCTTCCTGGTGACAGAGGTGCTGATGGAACTCCACAGCTTACCATTAAATTGATATGTAGCATCCCACATATcatcctgttccctttatagtgcactacttttgaacaaggCCTTGGTTCCAGTATATCCTATCCCAGTGTCATCCAGCTGTGAatgtccccctctctgtctctctctctctctctctctcgttccctttccagttctctccttccctccctctctagaGACAGGGACTTGGCAGAGCAGAAAATGAGGAGAAAGTTGATTTGAAGAGGTACTGAGTCCACCATATTCCTCCCTCTCCTGTGCACCACATGCACTCTCCAATCCTATAACTTTGAAGCAGAACAATAGTGCAACAGCAGATTGGGGTTTTCCCATAATTCCCCCATTTTGCCAAtgctgtgaagtgtgtgtgtgtgtgtgtgtgtgtgtgtgtgtgtgtgtgtgtgtgtgtgtgtgtgtgtgtgtgtgcgtgcgtgcgtgcgtgcgtgcgtgcgtgcgtgcgtgcgtgcttgaGCAATTACTCCAAGAAATATCAATGCTAATACTCACCATCCATTTCCAAATCTCACTCTCAAATCTGCACCTTGACTTTCTCAACAACACGCACGTCTCATTCGTCTCTTATCTGAATTCACAGTCGGTGGCTACAGACATTGACAGCACATTCATTTGCACTGTGTCTAATGACTTAGGGTTAGTGCAATTAGGGATGTGTGAAGGGCTTCCGTGCAACAGAGCGCATAATGTGAATTGGAGTGTGTGTGGCAGGTGCACTACACCTGAGCTGAGACAATCTATTCCCTctcttgcctgtgtgtgtgtgtgtgtgtgtgtgtgtgtgtgtgtgtgtgtgtgtgtgtgtgtgtgtgtgtgtgtgtgtcgctcagACAAGAGAGGGTGGGTGCATGAACCGCACGGCACAGCAAGAGAAATCCCATGTTTCTGTCACAAAAGCTTAAATACAATCCTAGAAACCGAGGCCAGAGATTCCAAACAAAGTAAACGGCTGTCACCTGTCACAGTTATTCGTGTTTTTGGCTGAATTCtctcagtaaaataaataacaacaaacaGAGCTCATATGGCTTTCTTGATGCCAGACAAATCACCATTTACACGTCCTTCACCCGGGTTCCATTCAAAACGAGTCAAAAATGCAAATAATATTATCTAATTTTCAATTGTCTGATTCATGGTCGTGACAGGCCTATGTAACATTGGCATGTTATACACACTTAATTACGCAGAAATCCAGTTTGAAACCACGACAGGAATTCAATTGTGCGTTCCCAATGATAAGAACTAAATTAATTTGACCAAGATTATTTGAAAAACATCAGGTATTAAAATAATGCATGATGTAGGCTATGGCTATATGGGCACTTGGCACAGAAATAAAAACTGTGATCGCTGTTGCAATACTGCCCAAGGCAGTTAATGAGCATCATTTCATACAATTACACTATAACAATTTGTTCCATCCCCGATGTCACGTGGCCACAGTGATAAAGATGAAGGGGTTTGATAGAGTAAAGGGAGATACCCTTGagtcccccctctctgtctctctctctctctctctctctcactcacacacacacacacacacagcccacacacCATATATTTTACTATCCTTGTAGGGACCTAAACtagatttccattcaaaatcctattttctctaaccctaacccttaccctaaccttaatcttaacccctaaccctaaccataactcctaaccctaattctaatccTAACcgtaattgtaaccctaaccctaaacctaacccctaatcttaaaatagcctttgttctCGTGGGGACTTGGGAAATGTCCCCATGAGGGAGAatattccttgttttactatccttgtggggaaaTTCATGGACCCCTCAATGTTTGTGAGCACAATGCATGAATTGCCCATCCGTGGTGGATGCTACCCAAACGCCAATCTCTTACCACATAGCAGCTGCATCCAAGCGCAGGTCTTGTAGACAGTGGCGGTGTTgcagaagaagaagaggatgaaGCAGGCGATGCATCCCaagatcagcaccatggacagcaacaCGAAGAAGGTGGCCGCTTTAAACGCGCTCGAAGGGATGCTGCTGAATTCGGCGAAGGTCCCTTGGCAGGTGAGCTCCCGGTTGGAGTTCCCAGTGCCCACGCAGTAGTGGAACAAGCCGAAGTAGCCGGCGTGTGGGGTGTTCACGCTGTCCCCAATCCAGTAGGGCTGAATGAACACCACCACGTTAATAATGGCCAAACATATGGTGAAAATAGCCCACAGAACCCCAATGGCCCGCGAGTTCCGCATGTAGTTGTCATGGTAAATCTTGGAGGCTTCTTGCGAAGGCAGCATTTTCCCCACCCCTGGCTTTATCTCGTAATCCCCTCGTCTCCCTCTATCTTCTTCAATGGTCCCTCAGCAACGCTTTTGATATGCACACTCCGGGGTCTCTAAAATATGGAGATAAAAATGTTCTTATACAAATTACACAAAGGTCTGCACTGTCTCCACAGGTAGTCAATCAAAAGGTCCAGGTTTCTGGCTTTATTTAGTCTCACATCCAAATGGTTTCCAAATGATGGAAGACCGAAGCGTTAAGACCGAAGCGTGATTCAACAATGATGGGGAAGatcctccctcctctcaacaCGTAAAGACACAGCTGAGTCGACCAAACTCACATTGTACAAAACAATTGTCAAGGAAAAACGGGATTAGACGCATTATTTGCCATTCACCACCCACCACCACAGTTGGAGTGTTAATAATGAAGCTATACGACTCTCATTAGACCGAACGGTTCAAATGAGAGACAAGCAGCGCTGTCGAGCCCCACTGACGAATCTGCCGCGAACGAATTGAGATATAAGGAAAACGGGAGAATTCGTTTCAAACGCCTGTCATGTTGTTATATACATCCGGAAAAAGAGACCGATACTTGTCCTTTGAAGAATGAAGACGATAAAAGATGGCCTTTAGTCATATCACTGTACATACCAAGACCCCATGGTCGTGGGTTTTGAAGCTGTCTTCTGGTTTTCCCTCtcgcctcctcctctcttctccgcgCGAGCACGCTCACGGGGGGATGTTGAGGGTTGTAGATGATGGCGCGCACACGTTTTGAATATTGCAGAAATGTGAACGCCCCCAATGCCGCTACCTCACTCGTAATTCTCAATTCCCAACCAAACTCAAGCTGATGTATAGCCTACAGAGCAAACAATTGGAAAATGTTGCATGGTGGTATAGGCTATGCTACGGGGACGTACAGGGCTAAACAAAACCTGATAGGCTTACTTATCCATTGACAaaaataatcaataggtgttAAAATATGGCAATGATTTAAAGGCAACGTCAAGTTAGTCAATTTTCTAACCACATTGCATCCtgcacactaaaaacaaatggtaatatatagtaataacatgggaccaacaccttacatgttgcgtttatatttttgttcagtatatatagtaCCAAAAAGGGATCCCCTATGGTTATAAGCCAAATAACCCTTAAGATCCTAGAAATGTCccaaatgcacaaaaagcttatttctctcaaattgcatgcccaaatttgtttacatccctgttagtgagcatttctcctttgccaagataatccatccacctgacaagtgtggcatatcaagaagctgattaaacagcatgatcattacacaagtgcaccttgtgctggggacaataaaaagccactctaaaatgtgcagttttgagggagcatgtaattgccatgctgactgcaggaatatccaccagagctgttgccagagaattgtatgttcatttctctaccataagcctctcAACGTCATTTTagcgaatttggcagtacgtccaaccggcctcacaaccgcagaccacgtgtaaccacgccagcccaggacctccacatccggtttcttcagctgcaggattgtctgagactggccacccggacagctaatgaaactgaagagtatttctgtctgtaataaagcccttttgtggggaaaaactaattggctggacctggctccccagtgggtgaaatccatagattagggcctaatgaattccttatatgaactgtaactcagtaaaatcgttgaaattgttgcttgttgcatttatatttttgttcggtatagaacccttttttgaaagttctataaagaaccattatggtgctataaagaacaATTTTTAATGGTTCTATTAAGAACATTTCTCAATCTCAAAGGTTCTAcaaataaccctttgaagaaccatacagggttattcttcctggTCAGCCATATTATATTGTAAAAATTGTGTTAATTGAGGAGtttaatcaggtgtgctagccctGGAATGGCTTGGGGTCCCTAaggagagaattgagaaccactgattTAGACAACAGTTCTCAATTGACACAACGCCATACAAGCATtgccgcaggaagtaggggtgctggggATGCTGCAGCACCCCTTGGTGGCGAGATGGTAAAACTGCAGAAGAGGTGTAAGAATTTGAATCAGTTTCATTACTGATATAAATGATAATGGGATATTTACATATGGGCCCCATTCTGCACGGAGAGCTCTCAGCTCTGTTTTGTAAGCGGTGCATTCATGACATGCTCTTATATATTCAGTTGTGGGGTTTTGGAGTTGGACACGCTCTGCTGTATGCTAGACAGTTTAGTTTGAGTTGAgtcgggtctctctctctctccctttctttccatctccccttcctctctcccacttctcttctctcccccttgtACTGGATATCAAGTGATCTGGAGCGATGCTCGCAATAGTCTTCCACTTATATTTTCTATTAGTTTACTAATCTAAATGTGGCCAAAAAGGAATGGGAACCATATCAAATAAGGAACAAGGCATTCTCTCGCCCTCGGCTCGCAGGCCTGCTCCTGCCCATGTCAAACATGTAGGCGTACAAGCCCACCAGTCTAGCAAGCAACACAGTGTTGGGTGCGGCCCAGTGAGTGGCGCTTTCCACCTGCCGGTGCTGGATTGGGGTGAGCCCTTTTCTCCACGATGGATCGCATAGCTGCCATTTGTGCTCTGTTTTAATAGGCACCCCTCTCGTTctctttttcacacacacacacacacattgtacttATGCAGTACAAAGCAATGTGCACTTTGTTCACATCAGTCTATTCTGTTTTGCAAACAGTCATGAGTTAAATTAACTTTGGCTGCAGTGACTACTGTTGCCCAATCTTGTCCTATGCTTAggctactcatcacattaggaaatGTATTTTATTGTTAGCCTGAAAATGCCTGTCAGCACCCCTTACTCAAAACATCTTCCCGTAGCTATGCATACAAGACACCGTCACTGGCCAtcaggggcacaactttcactggggacggggggacaTGACCCCCCACATTCTcaaattgcatttttgtcacccccagttttatcattgcactTTGATACAAAAAGAGGCGAGgtatgctttaggaccatgcggacgcctcatAGCGGTCGGGTAGGCTATTAGGTGGTTTTCAGCGGGCTGGATTTTGGACCCCCGCGGACATCACAGAGCGTGTGCTTTTTCtcagagttgtaaaagcaagcagagcagaaactggctactatttatttgactgatgtagctggcaaggtaactactGTTTGACTTAacagaattttttttatttattcccaAGAGCTGAGttagtagtgtaactgacatgtaatgttagctaatGCATTacatgtttcatcccctctcgactgaagttctgtctgaagtgaatgaactagctagctagatagttcgtagctaccacagccagttcagctctagcctctagctatctgtcaggtagcagtatctaacagctgttgtgtgtatggaaatgttttgtatcctttgttttgtcccatttcaacagaagtaaatgaacttggctagtgtaacgatcccggcagtctgagtcgggtcctgtctggtgactagtttttctgttcgtgatctccagtttcccgagggttcgggaacgctccggggagctctcttgatttccgcacctgcatcccatcagcaatctgcacacctggtcctgatcatcacccttcttaggctctggcctaacatccagtccctgccggatcgttagccatgaacagtaggtttaccagagtatcagtcttagagcctagcgttagttttgttgtttttgcaccttgttggttggttgcttacttacccccgttttgttccatctgcagtcacccgtccggaaccttcatccaacctctgcctggtggtcggcggctgccgacccaggatgggatcaaccactgcacccccaacaactaatcaacgccgcccgctctgttccctggattattcagcatcactcttgaatttgtaataaacactcaccttcgtttcaacttaccttgtcctggtctgcttctgggttctggcttagcaactcgtgacagaacgatccggccagtaatgaacccagcggacctggactctgttcgccatgctattacccatcaggagaagatgttgggccatcatagcacggtactacaggagatcgcgttgtcagttcggaacctttctaccggtctgacggaggtccagaaccaacgcaagtttccggtggaggatccactaccggtttcacccatctcgcctgccgcttctggagctgtgtccttccgtgagcccaaggttccgacgccggatagatatgagggggagctgggaagatgccgttccttccttatgcagtgtggattagtgttcgatctacagccctactcttatgccacagacaaggctaggatagcctttgtgattgcgttgctgcgtggtcgagcgctggagtgggcttcagccgtttgggaacgacaagacccctgcatggcttcataccaggggttcacggccgagatgaggaagctcttgaccattccgtccgagggagggacgcagctaggcgcctgttttcgcttcaccaaggaactcgcagcgtgggccgacttcgtgatcgagttcaagacgttggctgtggagagtgggtggaacgaggagtctctgcaagcggccttttaccagggtctgtcggagcagctcaaggatgagttgactctcctatccgagcctagtgaccgggacagcttggtagccttgtctattcgggtggataatcgagtccgagagcgaaggagggagaagcaatggggtccgtccaatcgatcagcttctcagttcccagtcgggtcgggtggtggaccagaacacgtcgatcattctccaccacaaaggattagtggagaggtcctctctcccgattctgaacccatgcaagtggggcggcacgggttaaccaaggaggagcgtcaacatagacgtaagaccaactgctgcctctactgtggtagctcgggacattacatctccacttgttcccggcggtcgtcaaactgcccggctcgctaaagttgggaggacttttagcgagccagtttcaacctctcagtacctctgtcagaccccgtttccggctacccttgtgaacaggaatcagagcttagcgattaacgctttatcgattcaggtgccgatggaagctttcttgatgccgagttggtggaacagctggggctttccaaggagcaattgccggaagccattgaagcgaccactctgaacggcagtagtctggcacgtatcacgatgaggactgaaccggttaagatgcggttgtcggggaatcattctgagatgatttcattcttcattctgccgtcttcccatgttcctctggtccttggatacccctggctgaaggaacacaatcccacgttcgattgggtgacgggcaaggtaacgagttggagcctcgattgtcatgctaactgtctcaagactgcctgcccccattcggttcccagtcaggtgattgaggctaaacccccagatttgtccctggttcccgagacatatcacgatttgggggaagttttcagtaagcagaaggctctgtcactccctccccaccgaccatatgattgtgccatcaacctgttccctggagctgtctaccccaagggaaggttatacagtatctcccgacctgaacgtgaggctttggagacctacatcaaggagtccctagctgctggtctcgttcgtccctcgtcatcacccctgggggcaggattcttctttgtgggtaagaaggatggctctcttcgaccgtgtattgattatcgggggttgaatgacatcacggtcaagaacaagtatcccctgcccttgatgagttctgccttcgactccttacagggtgctacggtgttcaccaagctagaccctacgcaatgcgtatcacatggtccggatcagagagggggatgagtggttgacgggtttcaatacaccgatgggtcacttcgagtatcaggtgatgccgtttggactgaccaatgctccagcggtattccagagtatggtgaacgacgtcctgagagatatgatcggtctctttgtgtttgtttacctggatgacattctgatctttctcgaaggaaccttccgaccacgtccagcatgtccggcaggttctgcagcgattgttggagaatcgcctgttcgtgaaggccgagaagtgcgagtttcacgcccacacgacatcctttctcgggtacatcatctccagggggagagattaggatggaccaggagaaggttagagcggttctggaatgggcccagcccggtacgagattgcagctccagagatttttggggtttgcgaatttctaccgcagattcatccgggattacagccgtgtggccgcttcgttaactgccttgacttccagtatcaggaccttcaagtggaatccggaggcggatcgagcgtttctggatttgaagaggcgattcaccaacgcaccgattctctctcaacggacacggcccgtcagttcgtcgttgaagtggacgcgtctgatgtgggagttggcgccatcctgtcgcagcgatgctccacggacagtaaactccatccctgcgcctactactctcgtcgcctttcgcctcgcggagaggaattacgatgtg
This window of the Coregonus clupeaformis isolate EN_2021a chromosome 10, ASM2061545v1, whole genome shotgun sequence genome carries:
- the LOC123491626 gene encoding LHFPL tetraspan subfamily member 4 protein-like isoform X1, whose translation is MLPSQEASKIYHDNYMRNSRAIGVLWAIFTICLAIINVVVFIQPYWIGDSVNTPHAGYFGLFHYCVGTGNSNRELTCQGTFAEFSSIPSSAFKAATFFVLLSMVLILGCIACFILFFFCNTATVYKTCAWMQLLCAVCLILGCMIFPDGWDSEVVRDMCGEETGKYTLGNCSVRWAYMLAIVGIMDALILSFLAFVLGNRQNDFQLEEQLKAEQKDFAVSRIEIREAKDPRYGVQRFR
- the LOC123491626 gene encoding LHFPL tetraspan subfamily member 4 protein-like isoform X2; this translates as MLPSQEASKIYHDNYMRNSRAIGVLWAIFTICLAIINVVVFIQPYWIGDSVNTPHAGYFGLFHYCVGTGNSNRELTCQGTFAEFSSIPSSAFKAATFFVLLSMVLILGCIACFILFFFCNTATVYKTCAWMQLLCAVCLILGCMIFPDGWDSEVVRDMCGEETGKYTLGNCSVRWAYMLAIVGIMDALILSFLAFVLGNRQNDFQLEEQLKAEQKD